The genomic segment AATACATTTTGACTATAATCAATCACGGGCAAATTATTCTTCATCTGGATCAAACCCGGCGCTGCATCGGCCACACACCGGGAGCACGCATTGCAAGCTACCGAACACCGTTCCAATGCGGCATCGCCCTCAAGCAGTGAACGGCACTGTACGATCAGTTTCTGACTGACGGGCATGATGGTAAAAAGTTTTTTGGGGCATACATCCACACAATCGTTGCACGCCGTGCACTGGATGGGATCGACGACCGGTAGACCGTCGCTATTCATCGTGATCGCGTCAAAATCGCAGACCGATTCGCAATCTCCGAGACCTAAACATCCCCATACACAATCTTTCGTTCCGCCGGTAACCATCGCTACACTGCGGCAGGTGCGTTTTCCATAATAGTCGGCCTGGTTGTGGCTTTCTTGTTTTCCACCGGCACATAAAAGACGTGCTACGCGTTTTTCTTCAAAGCCGGCGGCCACACCGAGGAATTCCGCGATTGATGCTACCGCCGAAGGTGAACTGACGGTACACTTGCCCGGTTTATTGATGCCGCCGACGACACTTTCTGCAAATGCACGGCAACCCGGGCGACCGCATGCGCCGCAGTTGGAACCCGGTAACATAGATTCGACCTGATCAATGCGCGGATCTTCTTCGACACGCAGCTTTTTATACGCGAACGCCAGTACCGATGCGAAAAGCAGCCCGAGCCCGACCATGATCGTTACAGCTATGATGATTTCGGAAAACACGATAAATTCTTCTTACGTAACAAAAGTTGTTAGTTAAAAACGGCAGCCCGCTGGATCAACGCATCCAATCCGTCTTCCGAAAGATTGAGCGGTAATCCGGGGTGAATACATTTAGCCGGACATTTCTCAGCCGCTTGCACGATATGCAAATAACTTCCGGCACGGGCGTCGCCGATATACGCTTGTTTAGCGCTGTTATACTTAAAAATATTCGGATTCAGGTTGATGCATTCATTACAACTTGTACAACGTATCGTTTCAAGCCAAGCTTCGTTGGATATGACCGGTTCTTCCTCCACCGGTGCAGAAACCGTCGGTGTATCGGACACCGTAGCCGATGTTTCAGCTTTGGACACACTTAAAGAGGGTACGGATGAAGGCGTGTTGTGCACAGGCAAAGTATCCAGATCCAACAGCACCGCTGATAATTTTTCCATCGCACTGCGCGCGGTTTCTTCACGCACTTTTTCAATTTCACTTTGATGAAGCGCATGCAGCGCGTCCAGTGCCCGTTCTTTTTCAGCCGTCATTTCAGTTCGGGTTTTTGCAATCGCCCGCGCAACGTGATAACTGTTGATGCCGCCGAATTCCTGAATAAAATGCCATGCATCCAGACGATCCTGCGCCATCAATACGAGCGCATGATCAACCGCCGTTTTGTGTAAAATCCCGTCTTTATCGGCGGTCCACACATAAGGGATTTTGGTATATGCTTCCGATGGAGGCAGCGCGAGATAATCCGCGAGTAAAACAAGATCCGGTGTCCAGTGCGAAGGCGGCACATCCATGAAGTGATGCGTCATCGTGTCATCCAACACAAGATGATCGGCAAACGTGAAAGGCAATCGCAGCAAGGTTTCGGTTTTATCATATTGCGTGGCGGTCAATTCATACACCGGCCAGTCGCTGTCAGCTTGGGGATTGGCTTCCACACTAAATCGGCTGCCCCATTGAACGCCGCGTTGCGGATCGTAGGAATATTCGGGGAAAGCGCGGCTTTCTAATGCGGAACCCGATGCCAGCAGTGCGTGTTCCGATACCGGTGCCAACATATAAAACAACGATGGTGCCGATTGAGACAATCCGGTGCGGATACCGTGAAACACTTGCTCGGGATGAACCATCGCGGCCTGATACACATACGCCTGGCGATGTGCGACCGCCATCGCGGCCAGATCATGAGCAAATGAGATAACACCTGTCGGCGCCGCTTGGTCACTGTGGTATCGTGATTGCATGACAAAAAATTTGATCGGACGCCGCGAAGCTAAGGCTGTCGAAAAATCATGAAGATGGTCACGCAGGATTTCTTCATCCGAAGCTAAAACGACGACCGGCGCACACAAAGCCACCTCCTCATCGCTCAATGCACGCCAGTCAAATTTTTCAAAATACACATCGTGTACGTCGGCCTCATAACGATCTTGCGATTCAAGTTGCGCGATGCGTTTGGCACGAACCCACGAGGTCATCGTTTGCATGTACGCATCAAACTGCGCTTCGGCCAATCGCAGCGCCTCTGCACTGGGTGCTATGGATATCCGTGCGGAGGTCATGGTGTCGGTCCATGTCATACCGTAACGCGCTTCGATGTCCGGCGTGACGATAAGTAATGCCGATTCTTTGAAAACAGTATCAGGCTGGCTGAGTATCGCCAAAGCTTCAGTTATCCGCTTGCGGCGTGCCGGTGCCATCGGCAAGGTCGGTGATGCCGGCAAAACGCGTGATACCGCGGTAAAATCAACAAACGCACTGCCGTAACCATGATTGCGGGATGCGGCCGATGAATTTTTTGCTTCAGGATTTCTGTGGTCTTCGATGAGAATCATTTCTTGCAACCGCTGACGCAAAACAGCGGCGTCTTTGAGAAGCCGGGTACGTGCATCCGCGACACGATGACGGAGCGCCGATGAAAGCAATGTAAGCGCCATAGCTTTCGAAAAATCATACAAGTGCCCGTCCTTGGGCAAATGATCTTTCAGATGCTTTGCGTCCGATAAAAAAGATTTTTCTGTTTCGCCTTTGAGATGCAATTGTTCGGTAAGTCGCGTGACCGCTGTTTCCCAGATCGCAGTACATGCTGCGGTGCCGCCGTTTTCACTCAGATATTGGCGAATCATTTGTTCTAACCGCAGCCGGTTGTCTTTGAGTATTTTGGCATCGTCCGCACCCGGTGCAAAGGATACTATCGCGTCCTCCAAAAGTTGATTTAGCGTGCGAACGGATTTCGCGTCATCCGATGAAACGGCAATCCAAACGGGATAATCAAACCGAATGCGATCGGTATCGCGGAATGGTAAGAGCAATGCCGGCAACCGGTTTTTGGCGATCGCGCCGGAGGCGTCACCGCGATAAAACGCACGGAGATTTTTCCAGAACAGTGACGTCTGCGAAGGGTCTGCCGCTTTGGATTCCGGGATAAATGGTTTCGCCGCTTTTTCGGATTTTTGTTCCGCACGGGTATGGTCTTGCGTACCGTGCGTCGACGTGTTTCGCAACACGTGATCGAGATGGGCAAACATAGGATCAGGGCTCGTCATGGGAGCTTCCTCATTTTTCATAAAATTTCAAACCGCAAATTTGTCTAATTTTCTGCTAATGATTTTTTCTTGTTGTTTAACACTTGAATTTATTTTATGAGGGTCATTTTTTTTGACTGAACGAAATTACCAGCTTGTATTCTATAAATATAAATTCCGCTAGCAACCTGCATACCTACATCATCTTTACCATCCCAAAAGGAATCATAATATCCTGCTTCAAGAAAGTGACCAAACACCGTACGCACCTCTTGCCCTTGCATATTATAAATTTTAAGAGTCACGTTAGACGCCCCGGGTATTCCAAATGAAATAGTTGTCGAAGGGTTGAAAGGATTAGGATAATTTTGGTCTAATTCAAACTTTGAAGGAGTGAAGTTTACTTTTGTTTTTGATTTTGCTAAGCAAGGTAACGCGTTGGAGTTATTTGCAATAGCCAAAGGTTCATCGCATCCACCGCCGCCGCCTGAACATACAGAAACTGGTGTGCTTGTTGAAATGGTTTGTGAGCCGCTGGACATGGTTAATGTCAAAGTAAAATCATAACTAACCTGTAAAGAAATAGATGCACTTGTACCAAGAATAGCACCATTGCGAGTCCATTGATACGAATTCGTTCCAGTACCGCCGGAAACAACAGCCGAGAAACTCCCTATCTGACCTTTGTTTACACAGGAAGGGCCTTCGATATAAGTAGACAAAGGAAGGTAATACTCACCTGAGTATTCAACTTGTGGTCTTGAATTCCCCGCTGTATTAAACGCAACTACTACATAACTTTGCTTACCAACTAGATAAGTACTGTCAGTCCAAGACGTCACATTTGTACCAACCGACCCGATTAAGCTGTAGCCATTTAGAGTACCATCCCATACTGAATTTGTGGCTTTTCTATAAATACGAAACCCTTGTTCTTGATTCTCTATTATATCAAACCAATATATACCATAAGTATATTCGCTCGGGCAAGTATTATCATTCCAACTCAAAGTACGCGAATTAGGAGAGCCTGATACTGATAGTGAAGTTGGGGTTGACGGGAGTGCAGAACCGGATTTCAGGATCAATGAATTATATAATGCATTTATGGATGGGTGATACTTTGATTCCGTTGAATTAATTAGTGCATTCCTATATGCCTCAATGTGAGTGTCCCCAATTAATTGGCCTAAGACATTGTAACGACTGATAAATTTACTAATTAAAAACGCAGCAGACAATGATATATCATCATTATCCCCTGTGTAATTGGGTGCTCTTAGTCCATTACCATCCCAAAGACTATAAAAAAAGCAAGCAACAGCGCCCTCGACTTTTTTATTGTTTCTATCTGGAAATAGTATTCCTTGAGAATAATCCATAAATTGATAAGTCGGTGACGGTCCTGCTTCTACATCGTAACTGCCCCGTTCAGGAAGTGATGGCTGTTCGACTGAATACCAGTACATGTGGGTGGCAGCAGCATAAAACTCAGCCCAGCCTTCATTCCAGGCTAATGTATTGTTTGTCTCTTTTGAGAACCAGTGTGAACTGGAATAATTGGCATCAGCTATAAAGCCGACACGGTCATATTCTATAAAATGCCCATATTCATGATAAGCGGTTTCCGTCCTTGGCGATACATCAAAAACAATGCGCGGTGCATTGATGTTTTGACCGCCGCAATTTCCTGGTTGACAGAAAAACGCGCCATCAACATTCCTAAAGTAATAACGAACCTGATGTGGCGTATAATTTAACTGAGCTATGCTAAATTGGCGAGCTCTGTATAAATGACGAAGAGCGCTACCTTGTTTATCATTAGTTTCGAGATCACGAGCAGCAATGACCGACGTAGTCGCACCGGAGATGTCAATCTTGACAGAATTTGAAATAAGTGGTACCATTTTAGCGCCGTTTCCAAGATCGGCATCATAACCTGCTGCGTTCGCGTTGTTTGCGTAAACACGTATTCTTTGAGAATAGTAGTTGGCCGGCTGTGAACTTGCAAACGTAAAGCTGAAATAGTAGTAGCCATTGTTATCACTGATATCGTAGTCAACGTGCAGCGTGTTTCCTCCATAATATGGCGTATAACCGGTTGTTAGATTATCATCATAGTCCCAATCCAGATAGACTCCGACCGCTGGAATTCCTTTCATGCCATAAGGGTAATAAGGATGGTTGTATTTTATTTGCCCGGAAATCTGAACGGTGATATAATATGTTGATTCGGTCATCTCTTGGTTTTGAATTTTTTGACCAATACCTCCGTTTTTAAATGTGGTATCCATTGGAATATACGAAGCAGTAGCTTTCTGTTCATTCTCAGACCTATTAACTTCTATAGGCCATTGGGTATACTTGATACTTGGCTTAGTATCATAATTTGTAACTTCGCCATTTAAGATTTCAATGTAGATTTCAAAACTCTGATATTCAGAGAGTCTATTTTTTTCAGATTCATCATTAGCCGGTTTGAAATGTAATTTGATTTGAAGGGTGAAATAGCCGTCCTCTGCAAAACTGAATTCCCATTTCTTAATAAATTGTTCAAATTTGTTTTTTCGACCTTCACTTGATTTCATGATGCCGCTTTTCAAAATAAAAGATTCAGGTATACTAAAATCGACGCCTACGTCACCGCTTGCTTCCATATTGAGCGACAGGTCAATCGAAGCTTGTTTTTTGTTATGAGAAAGTTTCAAATCGTTAAGTTTAAATGGGCTTTTAGTGTCTTCAGATGCGTAGGTTAGTTTGAATCCAAATAATGCAATAAGAAAAATTAATTTCATAATTCGGGACATAATGAATCTCCTTAATCCTATTTATATGGTTTAACAAGACAATCACTAGGCACTCCGTCATCGACAGGTCCAAACTTTGAACGGGTTTCCACCGAATTGACGAGATAGTATTGCAGACTGTCTATAACATACAGCGAATCCATTCGGAATAGAAAACATGCCAAGATTCGTAAATTGGTAGCATCGCCTAGGTCTATGATTTTCCACATCTGTTCATATACAGAATCCTTTTCAAAGACAACTTCTCCGTACGTAATATGACTTACAGAGTCGGAACCCAAAGTATCTAAGAACGGGGAAGTAATAATAATACTTCCTGCTGAAAGCATAATTATTCCTTTTCCATCAAAAGCGGGCTTGATGCGCGTTTTAACTGTAATTGTGTCGCCAACTTTAATGCTATCGACATTGCAGTTTATTTGTAGGCTCCCGGTTTCAAACACACTAGGACCTGAATAGGGTTCCGGTTCATCTTTATGATTACATGAAATAATCGCATAAGAAAATAAGAAAAGAATTAGCGTTTTCATTTTCCCCCTTTTCTATTGGTTGATTGATTCGGTTTTTTTTGTATTACTCCATTTCATATCTCGTTGTAGCGCTTTGGCCGAGGTTTGATTTTGCTCATTGGGAGGTACGTGATACCAATCTAAGTTCTCTACTCTTGCTGATTCAGCAGTGCTATCTGGAAAGCCCCCACAATCCAAACAATCTTCTTCTGTACATGAGAAGTTTGGTGAAAATACGAACAAAAATGAAAGCAAAACAAAAAAACATAGCATAAAACCTTTATACGTCATCATAAAATTTACTCCAAATTTTCTTACGCTATTTATATCGAATCAAATATATTCTAACTGAAGAATTTGAAATAACATTTCATTTACACCGCAAATTTGTCTAATTCCTTGTGGATCGCGCGCATTTTGTCCTCCGGTGAAATGCCGA from the bacterium genome contains:
- a CDS encoding RnfABCDGE type electron transport complex subunit B; this translates as MVGLGLLFASVLAFAYKKLRVEEDPRIDQVESMLPGSNCGACGRPGCRAFAESVVGGINKPGKCTVSSPSAVASIAEFLGVAAGFEEKRVARLLCAGGKQESHNQADYYGKRTCRSVAMVTGGTKDCVWGCLGLGDCESVCDFDAITMNSDGLPVVDPIQCTACNDCVDVCPKKLFTIMPVSQKLIVQCRSLLEGDAALERCSVACNACSRCVADAAPGLIQMKNNLPVIDYSQNVLARPDATRRCPTRAIVWVEGRQFEKAPATPLPIGRVEVLPEEL
- a CDS encoding ferredoxin, yielding MTSPDPMFAHLDHVLRNTSTHGTQDHTRAEQKSEKAAKPFIPESKAADPSQTSLFWKNLRAFYRGDASGAIAKNRLPALLLPFRDTDRIRFDYPVWIAVSSDDAKSVRTLNQLLEDAIVSFAPGADDAKILKDNRLRLEQMIRQYLSENGGTAACTAIWETAVTRLTEQLHLKGETEKSFLSDAKHLKDHLPKDGHLYDFSKAMALTLLSSALRHRVADARTRLLKDAAVLRQRLQEMILIEDHRNPEAKNSSAASRNHGYGSAFVDFTAVSRVLPASPTLPMAPARRKRITEALAILSQPDTVFKESALLIVTPDIEARYGMTWTDTMTSARISIAPSAEALRLAEAQFDAYMQTMTSWVRAKRIAQLESQDRYEADVHDVYFEKFDWRALSDEEVALCAPVVVLASDEEILRDHLHDFSTALASRRPIKFFVMQSRYHSDQAAPTGVISFAHDLAAMAVAHRQAYVYQAAMVHPEQVFHGIRTGLSQSAPSLFYMLAPVSEHALLASGSALESRAFPEYSYDPQRGVQWGSRFSVEANPQADSDWPVYELTATQYDKTETLLRLPFTFADHLVLDDTMTHHFMDVPPSHWTPDLVLLADYLALPPSEAYTKIPYVWTADKDGILHKTAVDHALVLMAQDRLDAWHFIQEFGGINSYHVARAIAKTRTEMTAEKERALDALHALHQSEIEKVREETARSAMEKLSAVLLDLDTLPVHNTPSSVPSLSVSKAETSATVSDTPTVSAPVEEEPVISNEAWLETIRCTSCNECINLNPNIFKYNSAKQAYIGDARAGSYLHIVQAAEKCPAKCIHPGLPLNLSEDGLDALIQRAAVFN
- a CDS encoding T9SS type A sorting domain-containing protein, whose protein sequence is MSRIMKLIFLIALFGFKLTYASEDTKSPFKLNDLKLSHNKKQASIDLSLNMEASGDVGVDFSIPESFILKSGIMKSSEGRKNKFEQFIKKWEFSFAEDGYFTLQIKLHFKPANDESEKNRLSEYQSFEIYIEILNGEVTNYDTKPSIKYTQWPIEVNRSENEQKATASYIPMDTTFKNGGIGQKIQNQEMTESTYYITVQISGQIKYNHPYYPYGMKGIPAVGVYLDWDYDDNLTTGYTPYYGGNTLHVDYDISDNNGYYYFSFTFASSQPANYYSQRIRVYANNANAAGYDADLGNGAKMVPLISNSVKIDISGATTSVIAARDLETNDKQGSALRHLYRARQFSIAQLNYTPHQVRYYFRNVDGAFFCQPGNCGGQNINAPRIVFDVSPRTETAYHEYGHFIEYDRVGFIADANYSSSHWFSKETNNTLAWNEGWAEFYAAATHMYWYSVEQPSLPERGSYDVEAGPSPTYQFMDYSQGILFPDRNNKKVEGAVACFFYSLWDGNGLRAPNYTGDNDDISLSAAFLISKFISRYNVLGQLIGDTHIEAYRNALINSTESKYHPSINALYNSLILKSGSALPSTPTSLSVSGSPNSRTLSWNDNTCPSEYTYGIYWFDIIENQEQGFRIYRKATNSVWDGTLNGYSLIGSVGTNVTSWTDSTYLVGKQSYVVVAFNTAGNSRPQVEYSGEYYLPLSTYIEGPSCVNKGQIGSFSAVVSGGTGTNSYQWTRNGAILGTSASISLQVSYDFTLTLTMSSGSQTISTSTPVSVCSGGGGGCDEPLAIANNSNALPCLAKSKTKVNFTPSKFELDQNYPNPFNPSTTISFGIPGASNVTLKIYNMQGQEVRTVFGHFLEAGYYDSFWDGKDDVGMQVASGIYIYRIQAGNFVQSKKMTLIK